A genomic region of Zalophus californianus isolate mZalCal1 chromosome 1, mZalCal1.pri.v2, whole genome shotgun sequence contains the following coding sequences:
- the LOC113916089 gene encoding LOW QUALITY PROTEIN: olfactory receptor 1I1 (The sequence of the model RefSeq protein was modified relative to this genomic sequence to represent the inferred CDS: inserted 2 bases in 1 codon; deleted 1 base in 1 codon), with protein sequence MMQVQAEGPLASLSAWLLVVRCGQHHLPLLDVERPAHKEPVTPKKAQHSALVQSVDTGCPWNQKKQTRVSEFLLLGLTEKPELQTLLFGLFLSVYLVTIFGNLLIVLAIITDSRLHTPMYLFLSKLSFVNTFSSTTVPKMLVNLWTQTQAISFVGCLAQIYTFHLFGTMDSSLLAVMAIDQFVAIVYPLRYSVIMSPCVWGLLVGGAWLITNLQSLVHTCLMAQLTFCAKIDRTPLFFCDLMPLLKLSCSDTHTNELVIFAFGIIMGISPLLCILLSYTCIFWAVFKIPSAQGKWXSHLTVVSLFYGTIFAIYLQPTSPASSQKDKAAALMCGVVILMLNPFIYSLRNKDMKAALKKLIGKAVSSQS encoded by the exons ATGATGCAGGTGCAAGCTGAGGGCCCCCTAGCATCGCTCTCAGCCTGGCTCCTCGTGGTCAGGTGTGGCCAACACCATCTCCCTCTCCTGGATGTTGAGAGACCTGCACATAAAGAACCTGTGACTCCTAAGAAGGCTCAACACTCTGCGTTGGTGCAGTCAG TAGACACAGGTTGTCCAtggaaccaaaaaaaacaaacaagagtctCAGAATTCCTCCTTCTGGGACTCACAGAAAAGCCAGAACTTCAGACTCTCCTCTTTGGGCTGTTCCTCTCTGTGTACCTGGTCACCATCTTTGGGAACCTGCTCATCGTCCTGGCCATCATCACAGACTCCCGCCTCCACACGCCCATGTACCTCTTCCTCTCCAAACTGTCCTTCGTCAATACCTTCTCTTCCACCACTGTCCCCAAGATGCTGGTGAACCTTTGGACCCAGACCCAGGCCATCTCCTTTGTGGGCTGCCTTGCTCAGATATACACCTTCCACCTGTTTGGGACCATGGACAGCTCCCTCCTGGCTGTGATGGCCATTGATCAGTTTGTGGCCATTGTCTACCCTCTACGCTACTCAGTCATCATGAGCCCTTGTGTCTGGGGGTTGCTGGTT GGGGGGGCATGGCTGATCACCAATCTCCAGTCACTCGTGCACACCTGCCTCATGGCTCAATTGACCTTCTGTGCTAAAATTGACCGAACCCCCCTCTTCTTCTGTGATCTCATGCCCCTGTTGAAGCTCTCCTGCTCTGACACACACACCAACGAACTGGTGATTTTTGCTTTTGGCATCATCATGGGCATCAGCCCCCTCTTGTGCATCCTCCTCTCTTACACCTGCATTTTCTGGGCAGTCTTCAAGATCCCTTCTGCTCAGGGCAAGTG CTCGCACCTCACTGTGGTATCACTGTTCTATGGCACCATCTTTGCTATATACTTGCAACCCacatctcctgcctcctcccagaaGGACAAGGCAGCTGCCCTGATGTGTGGAGTGGTCATCCTCATGCTGAACCCCTTTATATACAGCCTAAGGAACAAGGACATGAAGGCAGCCCTGAAGAAGCTCATCGGCAAAGCAGTCTCCTCTCAGTCCTAG